The Methanofervidicoccus sp. A16 genome has a segment encoding these proteins:
- a CDS encoding AAA family ATPase, with protein sequence MKKLIGITGMPGSGKSAVFEIAPKFNIPVVSMGDVVRHETLKRGLELTPENVGNTAVELRKKYGKEAIAVFCLKYIEEKYKDEDIVIIEGIRSMYEVDYFRKHYPLTIVAIHSSPKTRFKRLKKRKREDDTSEWEAFVERDMRELGFTLGNVIALADYMIVNEEDYNTYLKNLENVLKKIISSWEKENSGGPGGI encoded by the coding sequence ATGAAAAAGTTGATAGGTATTACAGGAATGCCAGGGTCTGGTAAGAGTGCAGTATTCGAGATAGCCCCTAAGTTCAACATTCCAGTAGTCTCTATGGGAGATGTTGTCCGCCATGAGACGTTAAAGAGAGGATTGGAATTAACACCTGAAAATGTTGGAAATACCGCTGTAGAGTTAAGAAAAAAATATGGAAAAGAGGCCATAGCAGTTTTCTGTCTTAAGTATATAGAGGAGAAGTATAAAGATGAGGATATAGTTATTATAGAAGGTATAAGGAGTATGTACGAGGTAGATTACTTTAGAAAACACTACCCTCTTACTATTGTAGCAATCCACTCCTCCCCTAAAACTAGATTTAAAAGGTTAAAAAAGAGAAAGAGAGAGGACGATACCTCGGAATGGGAAGCCTTTGTTGAGAGGGATATGAGGGAGTTGGGCTTTACACTTGGTAATGTTATAGCCTTAGCCGATTATATGATCGTCAACGAGGAGGATTATAACACCTACCTAAAGAACTTGGAGAATGTGTTAAAAAAGATAATCAGTTCCTGGGAAAAAGAGAACAGTGGCGGGCCCGGAGGGATTTGA
- the rnhB gene encoding ribonuclease HII translates to MEENDTIILGLDEAGRGPVLGPMVIALVKARERDLEEFNKWGLKDSKKLNKNKRNELYNLIINKYEVKTIVLEAKDIDKMIKRSNLDNIEIGMFSKLINKVLREEYKIENWNDIYTHYDKKFKIYIDACSNNKKVFSNKIKSKLIVYNSNIEIIAEHKADDKYKIVSAASIVAKVTRDRIIDNYKKIYGEIGSGYPSDRVTINYLRNYIKEHGELPEIARKCWKTSQNMLRSVLKDRDVSKEKRYIQKRLV, encoded by the coding sequence ATGGAGGAGAACGACACAATAATACTTGGATTAGATGAGGCTGGAAGGGGACCTGTCTTAGGTCCTATGGTGATTGCACTTGTAAAGGCCAGGGAAAGGGATCTGGAGGAGTTCAATAAGTGGGGCTTGAAAGATAGTAAAAAATTGAATAAAAACAAGAGGAATGAACTCTACAATTTAATAATAAATAAATACGAGGTTAAAACCATCGTCCTTGAGGCTAAGGATATAGATAAGATGATAAAGAGAAGTAATTTAGACAACATAGAAATTGGGATGTTCTCAAAACTGATAAATAAGGTACTTAGAGAGGAGTACAAGATAGAGAATTGGAACGACATTTACACTCACTACGATAAGAAGTTTAAGATATATATAGACGCCTGTAGCAATAACAAAAAGGTGTTCTCAAATAAGATAAAGTCTAAGTTGATAGTCTATAACAGTAATATCGAGATAATCGCTGAACATAAGGCTGATGATAAGTACAAGATCGTTTCTGCAGCATCTATTGTAGCAAAGGTTACCAGGGATAGAATAATAGACAATTACAAGAAGATATACGGAGAAATTGGAAGTGGGTACCCAAGTGATAGGGTTACTATAAACTATCTGAGAAATTACATTAAAGAACATGGAGAATTACCAGAGATAGCCAGAAAATGTTGGAAAACGTCTCAAAACATGTTGAGAAGTGTACTGAAAGATAGGGATGTATCTAAGGAGAAGAGGTATATTCAGAAGAGGTTGGTATAA
- a CDS encoding nicotinamide-nucleotide adenylyltransferase, whose translation MRGFLIGRWQPFHKGHLSIIEEISKEVDELIIGIGSAQKSHTLNDPFTAGERIMMITKTLKKYHFPYYVIPIKDIEFNAIWVSYVEALTPPFDVVYSGNPLVRELFMERGYTVKRPKLYNRSEYSGREIRRRMLEGERWEHLVPEEVVEVIREIDGVNRIRRLMESDYY comes from the coding sequence TTGAGAGGGTTTTTAATAGGGAGGTGGCAACCTTTCCACAAGGGACATCTATCTATTATAGAGGAGATATCGAAGGAGGTGGATGAACTTATTATAGGGATAGGGAGTGCCCAGAAGAGTCATACACTTAACGATCCCTTTACAGCGGGAGAGAGGATAATGATGATAACTAAAACCCTTAAGAAGTACCACTTTCCATACTACGTAATCCCTATAAAGGACATAGAGTTTAACGCCATCTGGGTATCGTACGTAGAGGCTCTAACTCCTCCCTTTGATGTGGTGTACTCAGGTAATCCCTTAGTAAGGGAACTATTTATGGAGAGGGGATATACAGTTAAAAGACCTAAGTTGTACAACCGAAGTGAGTACTCTGGCAGGGAGATAAGGAGGAGGATGTTAGAGGGGGAGAGGTGGGAGCACTTAGTACCTGAGGAGGTTGTAGAGGTAATTAGGGAGATAGACGGAGTAAATAGGATAAGGAGGTTAATGGAATCTGACTACTACTAA
- the pheT gene encoding phenylalanine--tRNA ligase subunit beta, whose product MPTVKVVKRDLEKLVNISLSDRTVEEKFPMMGVEVEGIFEEVKDGRREKVIQFSVNPNRPDYLSVEGLARGFRGFIGIEVGMPRYQVYPSDVEVFVEGVSSRPYCAFAIVKNLNIDSYLLESLIDLQEKLHWTIGRDRKKVAIGIHDLDKVSPPFYYKEVSGDEVKFEPLGWDREMTPREILEKHEKGIKYRHLISGDRYPLIVDRDGNVLSMPPIINGNLTKVTTETRNLLIDVTGTEIHSVESTLNIILCALADRGGNIHSVKLNIKGEDGKYHSKVYPDLTPQTYEVSVDLVNKRLGLNLNPGEIINALRKGRMEGEYNYERNSIAVQVPPYRVDILQEVDLIEEVAINYGYDRFTGTLPEVLTVGEKHPLEKKLEYIRSIMIGHGFYEVVNLTLSNEEVLFKRMNIEVGERDYVEVLKPASIEHRVVRTWILPLLLETLYINKINELPQRIFEVGDVVVVDGEGSCRNITKLAFVITHPSANFNEVKSYGESVLRELNIEYKLENYNHPSFIPGRCAKIVDLRDNRVIGYFGEIHPQVILNFQLEYPVVGFEMEVR is encoded by the coding sequence ATGCCAACTGTGAAGGTTGTAAAGAGGGATTTAGAGAAGTTAGTTAATATAAGTCTCTCAGATAGGACTGTAGAGGAGAAGTTTCCAATGATGGGCGTAGAGGTTGAAGGAATATTCGAGGAGGTTAAAGATGGTAGAAGAGAGAAGGTAATTCAATTCTCTGTAAATCCCAACAGGCCTGACTATTTAAGTGTTGAGGGACTTGCAAGGGGTTTCAGGGGCTTTATAGGTATTGAGGTAGGTATGCCAAGGTATCAGGTTTATCCATCAGATGTGGAGGTATTTGTTGAAGGTGTAAGTAGTAGGCCCTACTGTGCCTTTGCCATCGTAAAAAACCTCAATATTGACAGTTATCTCTTGGAGAGTTTAATAGATCTCCAGGAGAAACTCCACTGGACAATAGGGAGAGATAGGAAGAAGGTTGCAATAGGTATCCACGATTTAGATAAAGTATCTCCTCCCTTCTACTATAAGGAGGTATCTGGAGACGAGGTGAAGTTTGAGCCCTTGGGATGGGATAGGGAGATGACACCAAGGGAGATCTTGGAGAAACATGAGAAGGGGATAAAATACAGACATCTTATCTCTGGGGATAGGTATCCTCTAATTGTGGATAGGGATGGAAACGTCCTCTCCATGCCACCTATAATAAATGGAAACCTTACAAAGGTAACAACTGAGACGAGGAATCTACTGATAGACGTCACAGGAACTGAGATCCACAGTGTTGAAAGTACTTTAAATATTATTTTATGTGCCCTTGCAGACAGAGGAGGTAATATACACTCGGTTAAACTGAATATAAAGGGAGAGGATGGAAAATATCACTCTAAGGTGTATCCAGATCTTACTCCTCAAACCTACGAGGTTTCTGTAGATCTTGTAAATAAAAGGTTAGGATTGAACCTGAACCCGGGGGAGATAATAAACGCCTTAAGAAAAGGTAGGATGGAGGGAGAGTACAACTACGAGAGGAACAGTATAGCAGTCCAGGTACCTCCCTACAGGGTAGATATACTCCAGGAGGTGGATCTCATAGAGGAGGTTGCAATAAACTACGGATACGACAGATTCACAGGAACACTCCCAGAGGTACTTACAGTGGGAGAGAAACATCCTTTGGAGAAGAAGTTGGAGTATATTAGAAGTATCATGATAGGCCATGGTTTCTACGAGGTTGTTAATCTAACACTCTCAAATGAGGAGGTACTCTTCAAAAGGATGAATATTGAGGTAGGTGAGAGGGATTACGTGGAGGTGTTAAAACCTGCATCTATAGAGCACAGGGTTGTTAGAACCTGGATACTACCACTCCTCTTAGAAACCCTGTATATAAATAAGATAAATGAGTTGCCCCAGAGGATATTTGAGGTAGGGGATGTTGTTGTAGTAGATGGAGAGGGAAGTTGTAGAAACATTACAAAGTTAGCCTTTGTCATAACCCATCCAAGTGCAAACTTCAACGAGGTAAAGAGTTATGGGGAGAGTGTATTGAGGGAGTTAAATATTGAGTATAAACTGGAGAACTACAACCATCCATCATTTATCCCTGGGAGGTGTGCTAAGATAGTGGATTTAAGGGATAATAGAGTTATTGGATACTTTGGGGAGATACATCCTCAGGTGATACTTAACTTCCAGTTGGAGTATCCAGTTGTAGGGTTCGAGATGGAGGTTAGATAG
- a CDS encoding tRNA (adenine-N1)-methyltransferase → MVKTLRKKLLVDERGKKYLLKKEVERFGNDLGVVDLKDVKEGSALKSHKGHTFYLLEPTIYDIVKKMKRRVTTLLPKDIGIIITYCGIADGETVVEAGTGSGALTIYLANAVGKRGKVITYEKRPEFAKVARENLASVGLVRKGQKIIGLDEDVDTLNEEDEDEDGLYNVIQKIGDVTQGIEERNVDVVVLDLPDPWNVVEHAKKALNKAKGRIAIYVPYIEQAKKSVESLKEHGFMEIRTVECLVRDIEISEKGARPSPRMIGHTGYIVIARVKPEDVDGECEKE, encoded by the coding sequence ATGGTGAAAACCTTGAGGAAGAAACTTCTTGTAGATGAGAGGGGGAAAAAATATCTGCTTAAAAAGGAGGTTGAAAGGTTCGGTAACGATTTGGGAGTAGTTGATCTAAAGGATGTAAAGGAGGGAAGTGCGTTAAAGTCTCATAAGGGCCATACCTTTTACCTATTAGAACCTACTATATACGATATAGTTAAAAAGATGAAGAGGAGAGTAACTACACTATTGCCCAAGGATATAGGTATTATCATCACCTACTGCGGAATTGCAGATGGGGAGACTGTAGTAGAAGCAGGTACTGGATCTGGAGCCCTAACTATCTATCTTGCAAATGCAGTTGGGAAGAGGGGTAAGGTTATAACCTACGAGAAGAGACCTGAATTTGCCAAGGTGGCAAGGGAGAACTTGGCATCTGTTGGGTTGGTAAGAAAAGGGCAGAAGATAATAGGTCTAGATGAAGATGTTGATACCTTAAATGAAGAAGATGAAGACGAAGATGGGTTGTACAACGTTATTCAAAAGATAGGGGATGTTACACAGGGTATAGAGGAGAGGAATGTAGATGTTGTGGTGTTGGATCTGCCAGATCCCTGGAACGTTGTAGAACATGCAAAAAAGGCCCTGAATAAGGCTAAGGGTAGGATTGCCATATACGTGCCCTATATTGAACAGGCTAAGAAGAGTGTAGAATCTTTAAAAGAGCATGGTTTTATGGAGATAAGGACTGTCGAATGTTTAGTAAGGGATATAGAGATATCAGAAAAAGGTGCCAGGCCCTCTCCAAGGATGATAGGTCATACTGGGTATATAGTAATTGCCAGGGTAAAGCCTGAGGATGTTGATGGGGAATGTGAAAAGGAGTAA
- a CDS encoding class III signal peptide-containing protein has product MLSLKKLFSKKGQISLEFSILMMTVVLAAVVAGYYMIEAAMDIRNTSIDTINRTSNAVLHALSTVE; this is encoded by the coding sequence ATGTTATCACTGAAAAAGTTGTTCTCTAAAAAGGGACAGATAAGTTTGGAGTTCAGTATCTTAATGATGACCGTTGTCCTTGCAGCAGTGGTAGCAGGGTATTATATGATCGAGGCTGCTATGGATATTAGAAATACCTCTATAGACACTATAAATAGGACATCTAATGCAGTGCTTCATGCATTGAGTACTGTGGAATAA
- the glmS gene encoding glutamine--fructose-6-phosphate transaminase (isomerizing), whose product MCGIIGYLGNRKVSEILLKGLKRLEYRGYDSCGIGVVDGDKLIIKKGAGKVDEVSKRENFLEVEGKVGIGHSRWATHGSITKENAHPHTDCKGEIAVVHNGIISNYRELKEELIKEEHTFKSQTDTEVIPHLIENEIRKLDKPQISQEDYINAVKRAIKRLEGTYALLVLNKNFPDLLLGVRNENPLLLGVKEDECFLGSDISAFLEWTKEVVPLEEGDMVVLKREGDKVSYSIYNLRENRDVSSNRKKITIEWDIETAEKGGYEHFMLKEIMEEPEVIKNSAKVSKEEIEELARCIRDYSRVYIVAMGTSLHAGMVGEYWFSKLNKLVIPCDASEFLVKGIVDEDTLVIGITQSGETYDTIRAIRYAKSKGAKTATIVNVLGSTATRISDITVMMGAGIEIAVCATKTYLSQLMILYRLFIEYGKIIGKDMEVFEREIERIPGYIKEILNNRDTIKKVSESLKAKNYLFISKGINLPNALEGALKFKEITYLHAEGMSSGFLKHGTISLIDENMDTVALVPPSSSNLFRSVVSNIEEIKARGGKVVAISPVEIEVVDHLIEIPDVLEEVSPFLYAPVCQLLAYYKAVELGRDVDKPRGLAKSVTVE is encoded by the coding sequence ATGTGTGGAATAATAGGATATCTTGGAAATAGAAAAGTTTCAGAAATCCTATTAAAGGGATTAAAAAGGTTGGAATACAGAGGATACGACAGTTGTGGTATCGGAGTTGTTGATGGAGATAAATTAATAATAAAAAAAGGTGCTGGTAAGGTAGATGAGGTTTCCAAAAGGGAGAACTTCCTCGAAGTAGAGGGAAAGGTAGGTATTGGACACTCTAGATGGGCAACCCATGGAAGTATAACAAAGGAGAACGCCCACCCCCATACAGACTGTAAAGGGGAGATAGCAGTTGTCCATAATGGGATAATTTCCAATTATAGGGAGTTAAAGGAAGAACTGATCAAAGAGGAACATACTTTTAAGTCCCAGACAGATACTGAGGTAATACCCCATCTAATTGAGAATGAGATAAGAAAACTGGATAAGCCTCAAATCTCCCAGGAGGATTACATAAACGCTGTAAAGAGGGCTATAAAGAGGTTAGAGGGCACCTATGCACTACTTGTACTGAATAAGAACTTCCCAGATCTACTCCTTGGAGTGAGGAATGAGAACCCTCTACTTTTAGGTGTAAAGGAAGATGAGTGCTTCCTAGGTAGTGATATATCTGCCTTTTTGGAATGGACTAAGGAGGTTGTTCCCCTAGAGGAAGGGGATATGGTTGTTCTTAAGAGGGAGGGAGATAAAGTATCCTACAGTATATACAACTTAAGGGAGAATAGAGATGTTAGTAGCAACAGAAAGAAGATTACTATAGAGTGGGATATAGAGACTGCTGAAAAGGGAGGTTATGAACACTTCATGCTCAAGGAGATTATGGAGGAGCCCGAAGTTATAAAGAACTCTGCAAAGGTATCAAAGGAGGAGATTGAGGAGTTGGCAAGGTGTATAAGGGATTACAGTAGGGTGTATATCGTCGCCATGGGTACCTCCCTCCATGCAGGGATGGTTGGCGAGTACTGGTTTTCCAAGTTGAATAAGTTAGTAATTCCCTGTGATGCCTCTGAATTTTTAGTAAAGGGGATAGTAGATGAAGATACCTTAGTTATAGGGATCACCCAAAGTGGAGAAACCTACGACACCATAAGGGCTATAAGGTATGCAAAGAGTAAAGGAGCAAAAACTGCCACAATAGTGAATGTACTGGGATCCACTGCAACGAGGATAAGTGATATCACAGTTATGATGGGGGCAGGTATCGAGATCGCAGTATGTGCAACAAAAACCTATCTATCACAACTTATGATACTGTATAGACTCTTTATAGAGTATGGTAAAATAATCGGTAAAGATATGGAGGTATTTGAGAGGGAGATAGAGAGGATCCCTGGCTATATCAAAGAGATATTAAATAATAGAGATACTATAAAGAAGGTATCAGAGAGTTTAAAGGCTAAAAACTACCTATTTATCTCCAAAGGTATAAACCTACCAAATGCCTTAGAGGGTGCTCTGAAGTTCAAGGAGATCACCTACCTCCATGCAGAGGGTATGAGTAGTGGATTTTTAAAACATGGTACCATATCCCTTATTGACGAAAATATGGACACTGTAGCCCTTGTGCCACCCTCCAGTAGTAATCTCTTCAGATCTGTAGTATCTAACATAGAGGAGATAAAGGCCAGAGGCGGTAAGGTAGTTGCCATATCACCTGTGGAGATAGAGGTGGTGGATCACCTTATAGAGATACCTGATGTATTGGAGGAGGTGAGCCCCTTCCTCTATGCACCAGTTTGTCAGTTGTTGGCATACTATAAGGCTGTGGAACTTGGTAGGGATGTAGACAAACCAAGGGGGCTTGCTAAGAGTGTTACTGTGGAATAA